The following proteins are encoded in a genomic region of Molothrus aeneus isolate 106 chromosome 12, BPBGC_Maene_1.0, whole genome shotgun sequence:
- the DUSP7 gene encoding dual specificity protein phosphatase 7, producing MKTQVWGSSPRAPMAAAMPCKSAEWLQEELESGGGRSLLLLDCRPHELFESSHIETAINLAIPGLMLRRLKKGNLPIRSIIPNHEDKERFVKRCKADTVLLYDEATADWQDSGAATSVLGLLLQKLRDDGCKAYYLKGGFNKFQTEYSEHCETNLDSSSPSNSPPASVLGLGGLRISSDCSDGESDREPSSATESDGSPIPSNQPAFPVQILPYLYLGCAKDSTNLDVLGKYGIKYILNVTPNLPNMFEHDGEFKYKQIPISDHWSQNLSQFFPEAIAFIDEARSKKCGILVHCLAGISRSVTVTVAYLMQKLNLSLNDAYDFVKRKKSNISPNFNFMGQLLDFERTLGLNSPCDNRSPSEQLYFTTPTNHNLFQLNTLEST from the exons ATGAAAACGCAGGTCTGGGGGAGCTCCCCGCGGGCGCCCATGGCTGCGGCGATGCCGTGCAAGAGCGCggagtggctgcaggaggagctggagtcGGGCGGCGGCCgctcgctgctgctgctcgaCTGCCGCCCCCACGAGCTGTTCGAGAGCTCGCACATCGAGACGGCCATCAACCTGGCCATCCCCGGGCTCATGCTGCGCCGCCTTAAGAAGGGCAACTTGCCCATCCGCTCCATCATCCCTAACCACGAGGATAAGGAGCGCTTCGTTAAGCGCTGCAAGGCCGACACGGTGCTGCTCTACGACGAGGCCACCGCCGACTGGCAGGACAGCGGTGCCGCCACCTCCGTGCTGGGGCTCCTGCTCCAGAAGCTGCGTGATGACGGCTGCAAAGCCTATTACCTGAAAG gTGGCTTTAACAAGTTTCAGACTGAATATTCTGAGCACTGCGAGACAAACCTTGACAGCTCCTCACCCAGCAACTCTCCCCCAGCATCGGTCCTTGGCCTGGGAGGGCTGCGGATAAGTTCCGACTGCTCGGATGGCGAATCCGACagggagcccagcagtgccacggAGTCGGACGGGAGCCCCATCCCGAGCAATCAGCCTGCCTTTCCAGTCCAGATCCTACCTTACCTGTACCTGGGCTGTGCCAAAGATTCCACCAACCTGGACGTCCTGGGCAAATACGGCATTAAGTACATCCTGAATGTGACTCCTAACCTGCCAAACATGTTTGAGCATGACGGAGAGTTCAAGTACAAGCAGATCCCCATCTCAGATCACTGGAGCCAGAACCTCTCGCAGTTCTTTCCCGAGGCCATTGCTTTCATTG ATGAGGCCCGTTCCAAGAAGTGTGGGATCCTTGTTCACTGCCTCGCTGGCATCAGCCGGTCCGTAACGGTCACTGTCGCCTACTTGATGCAAAAACTGAACTTGTCCCTGAACGATGCCTATGACtttgtgaaaaggaaaaaatccaacatTTCCCCAAACTTTAACTTCATGGGCCAACTCCTGGACTTTGAGAGGACTCTGGGACTCAACAGCCCCTGTGACAACCGCTCGCCCAGTGAACAGCTCTACTTCACCACCCCCACCAACCACAACCTGTTCCAGCTGAACACTCTGGAGTCCACATGA